A section of the Amblyomma americanum isolate KBUSLIRL-KWMA chromosome 2, ASM5285725v1, whole genome shotgun sequence genome encodes:
- the LOC144119203 gene encoding uncharacterized protein LOC144119203, translating to MAAAGTVVTYRLPEEESPLSPSDTVSPSGYLRNVQVITRETTSVTNSRERFVLIAMSALLVLISCTLFAILFALLSEDLGVQPTGIIRSTIKFLWPESFLYNFECLHLLMFQM from the exons ATGGCCGCCGCCGGGACGGTGGTCACGTACCGCTTACCCGAGGAGGAATCGCCCCTCTCCCCCAGCGACACCGTCAGCCCCAGCGGATACTT GAGGAACGTCCAGGTTATTACGAGAGAAACCAC CTCCGTGACAAACAGCCGCGAGCGGTTCGTGCTGATCGCCATGAGCGCCCTGCTGGTCCTCATCAGCTGCACGCTGTTCGCCATCCTCTTCGCGCTGCTCTCGGAGGACC TTGGGGTTCAGCCGACGGGGATAATAA GATCCACGATTAAGTTCCTCTGGCCAGAGAGCTTCTTGTACAATTTTGAATGCCTACATCTGTTGATGTTCCAAATGTAG